One genomic segment of Armatimonadota bacterium includes these proteins:
- a CDS encoding inositol oxygenase — MASTESSTRQNRPVGADFSPATEGQIASSARQDGFRDYAAEARASVREFYRANHQFQTLEFVLRKKAAFLPPRRRRMSVWEAMEFLDTLVDDSDPDTELSQIAHLMQTAEAIRNDGHPRWFVLTGLIHDLGKVLCLFGEPQWAVVGDTFPVGCAFSPAVIYHEFFADNPDATDERYNTELGIYQAGCGLDQVHLSWGHDEYLYQVVKGHLPEPALAMIRYHSFYAAHKEGAYTALMSPHDLRNMDCVRAFNSYDLYSKSAEPPDVERLRPWYQQLIAEYFPEPIDW, encoded by the coding sequence ATGGCGTCGACAGAAAGCAGCACACGTCAAAACCGTCCGGTCGGGGCTGACTTCTCGCCGGCGACAGAGGGTCAAATCGCCTCGTCGGCACGCCAGGATGGGTTTCGCGACTACGCGGCTGAGGCGCGTGCCTCAGTCCGTGAGTTCTACCGTGCCAATCACCAGTTCCAAACGCTGGAGTTTGTGCTCCGGAAGAAGGCGGCGTTTTTGCCACCACGCCGCAGACGAATGAGCGTTTGGGAGGCGATGGAGTTTTTAGATACGCTGGTGGACGACAGCGATCCCGACACCGAACTGAGTCAGATCGCCCACCTGATGCAGACGGCCGAGGCAATACGCAATGACGGGCATCCGCGCTGGTTTGTGCTCACCGGTCTGATTCACGACCTCGGCAAGGTTTTGTGCCTGTTTGGTGAGCCGCAGTGGGCGGTGGTTGGCGATACATTTCCTGTCGGCTGCGCATTCTCGCCCGCGGTGATCTACCACGAGTTCTTCGCAGATAATCCCGACGCGACGGATGAGCGGTACAACACGGAACTCGGCATCTACCAGGCTGGATGCGGTCTGGATCAGGTCCATCTGTCGTGGGGTCACGACGAGTACCTCTATCAGGTGGTCAAGGGTCACCTACCGGAGCCTGCGCTGGCAATGATCCGGTACCACTCCTTCTACGCGGCCCATAAAGAGGGAGCCTACACAGCTTTGATGTCGCCGCACGATTTGCGAAACATGGACTGCGTACGGGCCTTCAACAGCTATGACCTGTACAGCAAAAGCGCCGAGCCTCCGGACGTGGAGCGGCTGCGACCGTGGTACCAGCAGTTGATCGCAGAGTACTTTCCGGAGCCGATCGATTGGTAG
- a CDS encoding phosphodiester glycosidase family protein, whose translation MTSAAMVCAATPPTSFEVTEAAGVPVRIIRVDLRAPGVRVEVGLAHGFPRGAEPFSSMVARMHPIAAINGAYFSRSTMAPIGDVVEDGVVRCQGMMGTALAIGAGNRALIRRVTPAHAEDWTGFRTVLACGPALVLNGRIDVHPRSEGFGDPHIMGSADRMGVGLLPDGTMLLVNTRRPVTFQQWAQVMLSLGCRSAFNLDAGASLAMYYRGRTIISPGRSLTNLLLVYDDTSAPPPAEHGGAATVHRAGPGDPVAIAGAAGSRDARTGRILLQIVLRCTGTRVAQSLHLTGIRLNATHAEPGQTTSVGPTSIRCSGTVDGGSADSGQRVPLTVDGTFAGGRFVVTATISAP comes from the coding sequence ATGACCTCCGCAGCGATGGTCTGTGCCGCTACGCCGCCGACCAGCTTCGAGGTGACCGAGGCGGCAGGAGTGCCGGTGCGAATCATCCGGGTCGATTTGCGCGCACCGGGAGTGCGCGTCGAAGTTGGGCTTGCACACGGCTTTCCGCGCGGCGCAGAGCCATTTTCCTCCATGGTGGCTCGAATGCATCCCATAGCGGCAATCAACGGGGCCTACTTCTCCAGGTCCACCATGGCGCCAATCGGGGATGTTGTGGAGGATGGCGTGGTTCGATGCCAGGGCATGATGGGCACCGCACTTGCGATAGGGGCTGGAAACCGGGCATTGATCCGGCGCGTCACACCCGCGCATGCGGAAGATTGGACCGGCTTCCGGACCGTACTGGCCTGTGGCCCAGCGCTGGTGCTTAACGGGCGCATCGATGTTCACCCACGCAGCGAAGGATTTGGCGACCCGCACATCATGGGTTCGGCAGATCGCATGGGTGTTGGCCTGCTCCCGGATGGAACGATGCTCCTGGTAAACACGCGCCGGCCGGTTACGTTCCAGCAGTGGGCGCAGGTAATGCTCTCCCTCGGCTGCCGCAGCGCATTCAACCTGGATGCCGGCGCCTCGCTGGCGATGTACTACCGTGGCAGAACCATCATTTCACCGGGCAGGAGCCTGACAAACCTGCTGCTTGTCTACGACGACACAAGTGCGCCACCGCCCGCTGAACACGGCGGAGCCGCCACGGTACACCGTGCCGGCCCCGGTGACCCGGTAGCCATTGCCGGCGCCGCCGGTTCGCGCGATGCACGCACCGGCCGGATACTCCTCCAGATCGTGCTGCGGTGCACCGGTACTCGCGTCGCCCAAAGCCTGCATCTCACGGGTATACGGCTGAACGCCACTCACGCGGAACCCGGTCAAACTACTTCGGTTGGTCCCACATCCATCCGCTGCAGCGGAACCGTGGATGGCGGCTCGGCAGATTCCGGGCAGCGGGTACCGCTCACCGTCGACGGCACATTTGCCGGCGGTCGTTTTGTAGTAACCGCTACAATTTCAGCGCCGTAG
- a CDS encoding NHL repeat-containing protein, which translates to MSDRFDFLEIDDAPVKQRPIAGVVPPQPVTPEPSPGGASYPQPLAGEESAPITGWNPAPPIDSANMHLRAVELIGEAGVGAGQFVGPAGIAVDRDGVLYVADSGNHRIQRITQGDVWCYGKPGRAQGDLFMPVAVAVDLSGQFFYVAEAGNDRVQCFRFSGQSAGVFTGFRQPSAVCVDVDGMLWVADTGQRRVLRINPKTQEVVGGIDAAAGIAQPVGLSCDGSRNLYVTDGATNDVTRYSYFGLRGHALGEIRRLYEPRQTAIDGAGRIYLAESGANRLHVFGPEGDSFAVFDTPSTKLGPLNSPCGVALSPQGEIYVSDTRSNRVLRLEWVTGG; encoded by the coding sequence ATGAGTGATCGATTCGACTTTCTGGAGATTGATGACGCTCCGGTGAAGCAGCGGCCGATTGCCGGCGTCGTGCCGCCGCAGCCCGTCACGCCGGAGCCGTCTCCCGGCGGAGCGTCGTATCCGCAGCCGCTTGCCGGCGAGGAGTCGGCGCCGATCACCGGCTGGAACCCCGCGCCGCCAATCGATTCCGCTAATATGCACCTGCGCGCCGTGGAGTTGATCGGCGAAGCCGGTGTTGGCGCGGGCCAGTTCGTCGGTCCAGCCGGTATTGCCGTGGATCGCGACGGCGTACTCTACGTAGCCGACAGCGGAAACCACCGCATTCAGCGCATAACCCAGGGCGATGTATGGTGCTACGGCAAACCGGGGCGCGCTCAAGGCGACCTGTTTATGCCCGTAGCAGTTGCCGTTGATCTCTCCGGCCAGTTCTTCTACGTGGCCGAGGCCGGCAACGACCGCGTGCAGTGCTTCCGGTTCAGCGGCCAGAGCGCGGGAGTTTTTACCGGCTTCCGGCAGCCCTCGGCCGTTTGCGTGGATGTCGATGGGATGCTGTGGGTAGCCGATACCGGACAGCGTCGCGTGCTGCGGATCAACCCGAAGACGCAGGAGGTAGTCGGTGGAATCGATGCGGCCGCCGGCATTGCGCAACCCGTCGGACTCTCGTGCGACGGGTCACGGAACCTGTACGTAACGGACGGAGCGACGAACGATGTGACGCGCTACTCCTACTTTGGTCTTCGCGGTCACGCGCTCGGTGAGATCCGGCGCCTGTATGAGCCCCGCCAAACCGCCATTGACGGGGCTGGGCGAATCTATCTGGCCGAAAGCGGCGCCAATCGGCTGCATGTCTTCGGGCCCGAGGGCGACTCGTTCGCTGTCTTCGACACGCCCTCAACAAAGCTCGGCCCTCTGAACTCGCCTTGCGGCGTTGCATTATCGCCCCAGGGCGAAATCTACGTCAGCGATACGCGCAGCAACCGTGTTCTGCGCCTCGAATGGGTCACCGGCGGGTGA